Within Telopea speciosissima isolate NSW1024214 ecotype Mountain lineage chromosome 8, Tspe_v1, whole genome shotgun sequence, the genomic segment GGCCCAAAGGGAGaagaaacttgaagaagaagaagaagaagaagaataatagaAATAAATCGTTACATTTGTTACATCGACCTCTGATATGCGGATTGAAGGAACAAAATGATATATTTGAAATAAACCAACACCACATACCAGACATGCCATACCAGGAGGATTGAAAAGCGGAACATTAGAATATTGCTCTCCACGTTCTAAAAACAGAACCCTTAGAAACAAAACTTTTCCATTCAAAAGGTGGACTTCTAGAATTTGGACATAATTCGTTAGCTGTGATGGAGATATTCAATTTGCTATTTCTTATCTAATAATATCATTCGTACGCTAAAGAAATTTGCAGATCTCCTGGTATAGTTTCAATTTTCTGCCCAGGCAGATATTATCTACTTTTATGAGTGTTTCCATCGGTTTCAATTGATACAATCAGAGAGATTAAGACACAGATAACGGAACAGAGAACATCACACTTCAAGTTTAATCGATGGAAAGATCTACAGTAATAGAGAGCAAACAAACAAAAGATAAGAATATGGGACAAGAATAGATACCTGCGGCCTGGGttagaataaaataaatgaaaacttTTAAAATTGCCCTCTTctcatttaattattttaaaatttatgaaattcGATAAAAATACTATTTAATTGTAAGAGTATAAATCAAAACGGTTCTATCATGAAAAGGAATCAAAGCTATTATTATCTCCTAAATAAgagaataatgaaaaaaaagaggatggtTAACCCATCGtcttagggtttttgtatgttttaaaatatattatttattccTATTTTCTCCCCCTACGGGAATTGGTGGAAGGAAattcaatcaaaataaataaaaataaaataaaaaatagatagaAAAAATTATGTCTCTTCTCAAAATGATAAATAAtgtatgtaaaataaatttaaaacttACTTATCTTGATAATTTTCATGTTTACACGAtggtgtatgaaaacttttccctggATCTAAAAAATTATCCCAAAATACAAATCGAGTCAGAATTCGTTTTGACCCACAGATAATAAGGACATCTGCATGATGagtcttttaccaaaaaaaaaaaactgcttgCTGGGTCATATACCCATGGCTCAACATTCAACGGTGAAGATTCCCCAACCAGTCCCACATACGTGATTTCCACCCGTCCGATCTAGGGTCTGGTTGACCTAACCATGGTTAGTAAATGTGGTTGGAATCTTCACTTTAATCCGAGTTGGCTTTTAACACTAGAGTGTTTAGATACTCCTCGAAGAGATCGAGtatgaaaaaagagaagaaaaaaaacaagataaGAATGAGTCAGTAACTCAGTCCAGTCTAGTTGTACTACTTACTGACTGTagtgagagattgagattgagattgagattgagattgagagggGCTTCTTTCCTTGATCAGGGAGggttccttcccttcccttcccttcccttaattttgtAAATTTCTTCTTTGGGGAGAGAGATAAGCTTGGATtaagatctgattttttgtttttgtttttttttttgttcttttctcttttaatggAAATTTTCAAGGCTTAGAATCTGATCTATGAATTTCATCACTTGCTGAGGGTTTGTCATCACCGTAATCATCACTTTTTGATTCATGGGTGATCACTTGAAAAAGGAAGATCTCATTTCCCCAATCCTATCCCCCACTAATTTTTTTCCACGGAGGTTTTGCTTTCATTTCCCTTTTCTGTGTGTACTGTGTAGATCTAATCTAATCTACGGAGGGGATTAGAAGAAATTTCGTACTCTGTAaatcttgttttcttcttggtCGTTTTTTTGTCAGATCTAGGCGGAGCTGTCGCTAGATtgcatgattttcttttcaagatctaatttcttttgtataaaaGCTCGTTGAATCGAGGCTTGGGAGGTTCCAGTTCTCTTCAAGATCTAATTCTTTTTATATTGTAAATGTGCTTGTTGAAGGCTTAGGAGGTTCCAGTCTCCAGCAATTGAACCTTTagtcttcctctctttttcttatttatctGTTAGGTTTTTAGGTTTACGAAGCTCAGTAGTCTATGTCCTCTGTAGTAGCTGACTCTTGGAGATACGTCTGgaaagtttttctttcttcttctttgggtgTTAAAGGATGACTTATTTCCCTGAAGAGGTTGTAGAACATGTGTTTGACTTCCTCACGTCACACCGTGACCGGAATGCGGTGTCTCTTGTCTGCAAGTCTTGGTATAGGGTGGAGAGATGGAGCAGACAGAGGGTTTTTATAGGGAATTGTTATACCATTAGTCCAGAGAGAGTAATTGCGAGGTTTCCCAGGATTAAGGCTCTTACGTTGAAAGGGAAGCCGCATTTTGCCGATTTCAATCTGGTTCCTCATGATTGGGGTGGTTTCGTCCATCCATGGATCGAGGCAATGGCTAAGAGCTATCCGGGGCTTGAAGAACTCAGGCTTAAAAGGATGGTGGTCTCCGATGAGAGCCTTGAGCTGCTCTCTCGTTCCTTTCCGAACTTTAAGTCTCTGGTTCTGGTTAGCTGTGAAGGATTTACTACAGACGGCCTCGCAGCCATAGCTGCAAATTGTAGGTAACATCATTTatcactttatttttttccttttccagcGATCTTGTAGTAACTGTTATCTTTTGATCttggattttcttttcattacgGCTTCTTTATAGTATTCAATTTGACCTGTTCCTTGATTTCTACCTCGCAAATGATAATCAAATCTTGGAATGATGCATGAATTCTGTAAAGGTGTAGCCCTGATGTGATGATCATCTAATAATTTTAGCCATCTAATTTGAAAATTAGTTTATCGCTTATTGTCCTCAAACCCATATTGATTTATAGTTTGGAGCATTCGCATGCTGTTGGGACTTCAGGCTTTTGGCTGGTTTGTTGCACTAGTGTACCCTTGGATGTCTTATGGCTGCTTACCGAACCTGACCCCTCCCccttccacacacacacacacacggctTTTGGCTGATTGGTTGCACTAGCGTTTTCCTTGGATGTCTTATGCCTGCTGATCGAACTTGACCCCTCCCCCTTTCATACATACGTTTcgggtacgatgtcttgtattcagTCGCTTGCATCCCTGTAAACTAcctgtatagggtttcgctattAATTTGTAACGAGGGATCTTTCACTGTAATCAATCAGAGAGAGATGTGAGGACGAGCatctgtaaccctattctccattgatagtggagcagatctcatctcactgtAGACGTAGGTAATCTTGCCGAACTACGTAATTCtttgcattgtgtgattgtttgtttgtggTTTCCATTTCTTTCTGCATCGTTCAAGGTTCTGTTTTCTACAACacacagaaaagaagaagaaaaggagataTTTTATACTAATTTCTGCTTGTTTTTTATCTTCTTGTGCTAATATTTAGTGCCATGACGTTCAACCTTGGAGGATATTTTCACTGTGAACTACGAAAATTTACCTTACTCTTTGCTGATGATGAACATTTTTCTTGTGTTTGCTCCTTATATGTCGATATCGGAGAGAGGTGCACTGAGATcttgttgttttcttttcaaacaTGTAGGGTTCTTAGGGAACTGGATTTACAAGAAATTGAAGTTGAGGATCGCAAGGGACAGTGGTTGAGCTGTTTCCCCGATAGCTGCACATCACTGGTATCACTGAATTTTTCATGTCTCAAAGGAGAAGTGAATTTGGGTGCTCTTGAGAGGCTTGTTGCTAGAAGTCCAAACCTCAAGAGTCTGAAGTTAAACCGGACAGTACCATTTAGAACTCTCTACACAATCCTCTTGCAGGCACCTCAACTGGTGGACTTAGGCACAGGGTCTTACGTTCATGAGCCTTATGCAGAGCACTACGTGAATCTTATGAATGCTGTTCTCAATTGTAAATCAATTAGGAGCTTGTCTGGGTTCTTGGAGGTTGCTCCTCGCTGCCTGCCTGCAATTTACCCCATTTGCTTGAACTTGACATCCTTGAACTTGAGCTTTGCACCGGGTATTAAGGGTAGTGTACTCATCAATTTGATTCACCAGTGCCGGAAACTTCAGCGCTTATGGGTTAGATATCTTAACACTTGTTTTCTGAAATTCCACCTTGTTTTTCTGTATATTGTGGTAATCTAAGTTTTGGTCATACCTGCAGATATTGGATTGTATTGGAGACAAAGGGCTAAAAGTTGTAGCTTCTACTTGTAAAGAACTGCAGGAACTTAGGGTGTTCCCATTTGATCCCTATGGTGGGGGAAATGAAGCTGTAACCGAAGAAGGCCTCGTTGCCATATCTATGGGTTGTCCAAAGCTTCAATCTTTGCTATATTTTTGCCTCCAGATGACAAATGCAGCCCTCATTACAGTAGCGAAAAACTGCCCCAATTTCACCCGCTTCAGATTGTGCATCCTTGACCCAAAGAAACCTGATCATTCGACTCTGGAGCCGCTGGATGAAGGATTTGGGGCGATTGTTCAGTCATGCAAGGGCCTTAGGCGGTTGTCACTTTCTGGCCTTCTTACGGATCAGGTTTTTCTTTACATCGGAATGTATGCTGAGCGATTAGAGATGCTTTCAATTGCATTTGCTGGGGACAGTGATAAGGGAATGCTGTATGTTCTAAATGGGTGCAAAAATCTCAAGAAGCTGGAGATACGGGATAGCCCCTTCGGTGATGTTGCACTTCTAACGGACGTAGGGAAGTATGAAACAATGCGATCCCTTTGGATGTCGTCCTGCGATGTTACACTTGGTGGCTGCAAGATTCTTGGGAAGAAGATGCCAAGACTCAATGTAGAGATCATAAATGAACACAATCAGTTGGAACATAGCCTCAATGAGAGTCAGAAGGTGGAGAAGATGTATGTTTATCGAACCTTGGATGGACCCAGGATGGATGCACCAGATTTTGTCTGGACTTTATAAATGCTAATGACATCTATAATTTATCTCGTTTCTTAATTGTACTTTATGCAAGTCATATGATTTTATGTCAAGAGAAAGATGGTAAATTTGGGGCCCAATTTATCATTGGAAAGTTTGATTGAGGGATCATTGTCTCTGTAGAAACTCCAATGCTGTTCTTTGAGGAGTAGAAGGAAAGTGGAATGAATTATAAACGATAAGGGTAACCGTGGCtttaggtattggtattgggtCGCCCTATACATTTCTGGTATTagttgaaaattcaaaaaatgacaatttttttttatttcatttgtgAATTTAGTCACGAATATTCAAAGAGGGCCAGGGCCAAGGCCAAaaattcagatttcagaatAACAAAGTAATGTGGACAATGGCCAGAGTGCCAAACATGAACTGAACTGAAGTAGTTACTTAGGTTGTGATTGGTATCCATTGTCAGAATTATGAAGCAAGAAAATAGAGGTGAATTGGTTTTCAGAATCTAGAGaatacataacaaacacagcctaagattCTTGATTATGTTCCTTTGGTTGGCTGCTACCTACAAAAACCGGAGTCCAGAGTTCGGACCAGCAGAGTGTACTCCCAAGGCTCCAAAGAACCCTTATCTtaattttcctgttttaatATGCTCAGGAATCTTTAAACGAGGCATAGACTCATCAGCTGGggctttttgcattttttcaCAGAAACATTTCGTTTTGGCAGTTGCAGGTTTTCGAACTGTGTATCATGCTTTGGAGCTGAAGGTGATATCGATTGTGTCTAGTATCAAACAAGCATCCAGATTAGGTCTAACGATAAAGAAAGTCCGGGTTTCAAACAAGGAAATACTTCAATATGTTCCACAACCCTCCCAGAAAGTCTGGCCATGGGACATCCTGCCTAATTTGATTGAACTTAATACTTTTGTACAGGATGAGATTGATTTCTGGACACTTCCTGACAattattgtgtgtttttttttttgatgacaAGGTTTGCTCGAAAAGCAATCCAAGTCATCAAattttttggttcaaggacacTCTAGATACCTCTATATTTCTCTAGTTAATATATTGATAAACTCAGGTTGAcattgagagggggggtgaattaGGGTCACCAAAAACTTTCTTCCAATCTCTAACAGTTATCGTACTGGAGAAGTTTTCTCAATCACAATTCAAAATTGGCCGGGGCAGTCCTGTAATTAACAATCACACACAGACACGTTCACCATACACCACAACGTGGTTGGGTCTACCAGACAGTGTCCCTCCACTCTGCACAACACACACTTCAAATATATGTTTAAAAATAAATGCAAGACAGAACAccagatatacgtggttcggccagaatgcctacgtccacggaggaATACTCGTATAGGGTTTCGTATTCCCTCAATACACTACTCAAATTTTGATGGCTACAACCACCCAGGAACTCCCAATCCCTGCTTCAGTTTGTGCAACCACACAAACGAGGGCAACTATCCCAATCTCTGTGCAAGCCCCCACTTGacagagttacaataattaattgcaaataacataactaaatcccccaatacaatggccaatattggcttacaatcaaactagttttttttcaactaaacatgcaacctaGAAACTCACAATGGGGATTTACAATCGAAGATTACCTCTTGTAGAGTAATCCAACAATCATGAAGCCTTTGACGCATAGAAATCAAGTCTGTGTACGCTCCACTGCTCAAATCATCTTCAATACGGAGACATCGAGCATAAACCAGTGATGCCGTCGATTTTCTGTGCTCAAACGGTTCTGCAACTCATTCCAATGGATTCCTCTcgaaaaatcacccaatttcaaaattttttttgtcccATTTGGACTTCAGATGACCAAGATATGGTTTTCCAAAGTTGGATGCTCCAAAACGGGTAACCAGTGGCAGAATCGTAAATAACTAGATTCTTCATGACGAAACCATGCGTAACGAGGACACATATCAAAGAAATTCACAAACCTATCAATGTTAAAAATAGGAGGTGATGTCATGCTGATGTCACACTCCACTACCAAATcccttatttcctttttctctcccttctcttttaaaAAGAATCTTGCATCAATCCAAGAGGAATCTTGCACTAGATGCCGATCCGATGTTTGTGGTGAATCTGGAACTTTAACAAAACAATGAGAAACCTCTATCTCCAGtagcacttaaaaaaaaaagaccaaaaaaatttggctaagtataattttttttgtctatTCCAGATTTGCTCTGTTTTTGCGCATCAACATGGAAACAACTATAACTTTCTCGTCTGACACTGAAATGATGCGAAACTAGTTGCGTTGGAACCATGACTCGACGAACTTCATTTATCATGAAGATTTTTCTCCCAGTTCAGCCATTAAGGCTTCCAAAAATAGCTTTAAAGTGGACCCCATTGTGCAATCCTATGAAATCGCAGCTTTTGATGTACAagaccttcacctgctgctttgAGTCTTTGCCAAACACTTTTAGGGACCCAAAATACTGTCAATATACATCCTCCATGTTTGGATGTCACTATAACCCTGCcaaatgatcaaattgcccttgaCGCTGTGTAGAAGCCTGTTTGACCAGTTCAACTCTTCCAACTCACCAAAAACCATTACCGTATCATCAAAATGTCTAGAAATGTTTCCAAAAATGACAACACAACTTCAAAATGCTCCAATTGCCCaacatatatttttatttcaataaaaaaaaaagggctccAAAGAACGGTTGGGGAAGGTGAGGGGGAGAAGGGGGTGGGATTTGCCTGACAGGACCGTGCTATGCAGTAGCAGCAAGGTAggaaatgactgccttacccctattcgggcaaggcgctcgggcaggggtaaggtaatcatcatttcccaccttgctgtgtctatgcagcacggtcctgccggacagctcggcagtagagaatccaaattggtggtggtgggggtgggggtgggggtgggggtggggaagcTCACGTGTACAGACCTACAAGTTCCTCTTAGCGGGCAACTTGGAAAGAATCTCTAAGCGGATTCTTCATTTTTACACACGCCTGCAACTATTATTCTAGCAATTACTATGCCCGCTCATAGTCTTGAGTTTTTCAAAACCTGCATTTGGTCACTGTAAAATTTAGATTTGACTAAAATTTTACACATGTAAGGTACTTTGAGGTATACTCATCCATAAAATTTGAACCCTGATTCCTCTCTCGTATGATATAATATGATCCCTCGTTGTATCGTAACAAGGAGATTACTAGCTAGTGGATAGCCTGCCGAATGCCAAAATGCTCATGCTAATCTGATGATTATAGAAAATTGCACTTCGACTGCCAAGTGCGAACTTTGGTGTATCCATACTGATTCTGCACATCTCCTAACCACTGTAAAGTCCTTTTTACCCTTTAACACTTGATAAAATATCCCCTCTGCATCTCCCCTTTACCGGTTAATGAGTCAATTGGTATAAATTGTTGATAATAATTGTCTATGGGAAAAAAGATTGCCACGACGTCAGTGTGTAGTTTTCTcccacgattttttttttttattttcttacactttattttgaaaatatggaCTCCATATAGATGATATCATTTTAGAACATCAATTGACGTGACGTATATATTCCTCCTCACACTAGGAGCGTGGGGGAACCTTCTCCCATTATCTATACATGACCATCGTAGATCAAAAGGACTTAACACCACAGGTTTGAAACATTTGCCATATGTTATCATGGATTCATGATTCAGCTCACAGGCAAAGTTTGGTACCAAAAGGTTTCCAGGAAAGATAACACTATATTTTGCATCTTCATCTCTTAATTCCCTTCTCCAGTGAAGATGGAATTCAATCCCGAAACCTTGCCACAACCAGTTAAAGCTCTTACCAGTTTGGCTCCTCTCAAATAGAATTTCTATGCATTAAGACTACCCTTCTTCACATACCTTCACATGGTATACATGGTGGTCTTAATTGCGTTGTTGCCAAATGATGGAGGGTAGAGGAGGAGGAATTATGGAACCGTATGTAAATGAAGCTGACCACAAAGAAAGAATGCTTTACAGAGGCCACAGGTAGCCTTCTATCACTATTaccaatttggctctccttTGGTTGTGGTGGGAGTTGTAGGGTCCAGCCTAGCAAAACAAAGGgggttttgatcattttacaaGTGGAACCCAAATCCCATGCTTGCATGTCAAGATTCGGCTTAAATATAATTAGCCATATGGCAAAACAAAGTTTTCAACCAAACTAGGGACAATTTCCTAGATCTATTAGATTAaaacaataattacaaaacaTGTTGGTTTACAAGAAAAATAAGTGTAGAACAAAATCAACCTTACATGTATTGTAATCATTGAGTGGGAAATGCCCTACCTTTGaatgcgttttttttttttatgataaaataaaaattgaaacattAATACCCTGTCTGTTTGACGGAGACTTAGGTGGGGTAGGAGAATTGGGGTGGGAAAGTGTTGATATGATACTTCAAATCCCACATTTACCTTGTTTGTTTATCTTGGGGTGGTGAATTACAGAAGCTAAGGGAACaacattaaatgctttgtctGCTTTTGAAAATCGCACCCCTATAATATTCAAAGTCCCACAAAAACAAAGGACTTTGGTTAATAATCATGAGAAAAGTATAAATCCCACCCCTATTCTCCAACCCACTACACTGTGGTACCCAATCCCACAACATTCCCACTCCATCCTCCTCCCTGTCTAATAACAAGGAAAGTAaagataaaatattatttacaaAGCCATTAATAGAAACCGCCCTCCCCTTTGAAGCTTGCTTGCTTTTATAGTAAACTTGTTAAATAACGAAACTACCCTATCATCCCATcattaaaaatgaaattgtttGGGAAAATAAGTTCACTTgatcaaaaatataaaaagacttCCAAAAAACATGTGACCTGAGAGGAGAGGATCCTTGAGTATTTGCTACAGTTCTTCAGACACATTCCAAACCCGAATGTTAGTCTGTATGATTTCAACCATTGATTTACGTAATTACAAGTAACCAATTAAAAGCTTATGatgaaatttaaaaattattttattataaaaaaatattttctaatGAGAGAGTGTAGCACCAGACCCACAGAGAAATAGAGGAGAGCGAAATGATCGCCTCAACGCCTCAAACCCCATGAAAGCACACTAGAAATTGCACACTAGAGATCACCTTGTGGTGCGCGTGCTCATATTTAGGCCTGTCAAAAAAGCCCAGCtagcccgaacccgccctgagcctggCCCAGACCCGaccttgatttttcaacccgaagggcgggtttgggtttagaaATACCCTagccctggcagggtcgggtcgggtcgggttagggtttaagcccCGGtcttagcccggcccggcccggcccgacccgaccttgtactaattataattatatacAATATAGGTTGGGCTTTTGGGTGTCTATTTTGTATCGTAGGATTTaaggttatttttttttgttttcgttAGGACCGTAGGATTTAAGTTGTTGCTTTAGAAAAcgagaaaccctaatttcttaaGTCCCAACATTTCGTTTTTTCTCCCACCCAAGTGTTTGGATTAGCCTCATCTATCGTGCTCGTTTGGAGGAGAAGATCGAAGATCCTGAGCCCTAGCCTCATGTTTGTGACTGCATGTATCGTTCTCGTTCGGAGGAGAAGGTCGCCGAAAGATTATGAGCCTAGCTTCACCTGCTTGTATCGTTCTCGTTTGGAGGAGGTCACTGGAAGATACTGAGTCCTAGCCTTACCTGCGTGTATCGTTCTCGTTTGGAGGAGAAGGTCACTGGAACTTTGGAAGCTCCTAAGCCCTAGCCTCAACTGCGAGCATCTATCGTTCTTCCTTCAAAACCCTCCTTTAGTCATTTCTTCCCCACACGAGTCCCAATACCCATCCTTCCTATAGATGCAGTTTGCTCAGTATCCTGGTCCAAGATCTGGCCCTAGACATCATGGTGGCAAGCGTTAAATCAGGCCTGAGGCAAAAGTTTGCTGGTGTTATCTTGCCAATGGATTGGTGGGTGCATATCCTTACCTTTTGTCggtattttctgtttctattttcttcaagaacAGGCTTCAAACACTCATTCTTGGGCTGAGAAATATTTACCATGCTGTAGCTGTACCTGTGGTTTATCTATCTTATTGGGATTAGTATTATTTACCACACTGTAGCTGTATCCATGGTTTATCTATGGCCGTAGGTCATGATTGGCtattgtaattctgttttgatATACAGGTGTATATGAGATTAAATTATTGTAGATTATGGCCCCAAAACAATAGATTATTGTTGTCAATTCTGTTATTCTCAATTTGTTTTATGAAGCAATAATGGTGGATTTCTGTTAAGGTCGCTCAGAGATGCCACTCTCCTTAATTAATAAGTGGATCAATTGTGGGTGCAATTTTTAGATTTACCTATAGTTTCATGAGAATCTAGTGATGGTTTTAGTGACAGATGCATAGTTGAGGAATTGTTTTTATACTCTCTCCgcactaaaaaccccaaaatttttaaaaataaagtcagggtcagggtcagggtcaagacAGGCTCAATCAgagccaacccgaccctgccagggtcgggtcagagtttaggcaggcccggcccaacccgacccattgacactccTACTCATATTGACCCTCCTCCGGCAATTTTTCCCAATCACTTTGAACTTGCACACTAGAAATTGCAAGTATGTCTTTACCGAGTTTTCCCCAATTTGTTGAACCGTCGTCTACCTCCCCTTTTGTTGTTTACCggttagggttttagagttACAAAGCACAGTAGTCTATGTTCACTGCCGGAGTTGACTCTTGGAGCTATGTCTGGAAAGTTCTCACTTATTAGATTCGCTTCGAGCGGATCATTTTCTTTGAATCTGCATCGTTTTATCTTTCTTCATCTTTGGGTGTTGAAGTAATAGACGAGATCCCTATTTGTTCACGACTTGCATCCCAATCCAACATTACATACCTTCTATTATTAGGAATCCTTCTAATTAGAACCCTTTCCAATCACACTTCTTCTCAGTTTAGGACTTTGAGTTTTCTATAGGTATTGAGATCCTAGGCTGTGGGCTCCTCTAACATTATAAATACCTCTCTGTAATACTGTTTTAATATGAAATAATAATATCAACTGCATTCTAGtttaatatggtatcaagagCACGAAGCTCCATTAAGCACTCATAGTcgttttctccctcttttgtctttttatttatttatttattttttctactCCAACGAGTAGTGACTTCTTCTGTCAATGGTGTCTCCTCCTCACTCCGGGCTCCCTGGTTCTCATCACATTCTCTCCATCAAGCTATCTTCTAAAAATTATGTGTACTGGAAAACTCAGGTTACTCCTTATCTTAAAGGTCAGTGCTACTTCGGTTATGTTAACGGCACCAAACTCAGGCCAACAGAAGCTACTGCCGCTGAAGCATGGGATGAGCAGGATTCCGCTATTATGAGTTTGCTGATCTCATCTCTCTCGGATGAGGCTTTGCCTCTTGCCGTTGGAAAAGAAACTAGTAAGGATCTCTGGGATGCTCTTCACGTTGGTTTCAGCTCCTCCTCTACACCGCGCCTTTTATCTCTTAATGTCGCTCTACAGAATCTCCAACACAAACCTGATGAATCCATTACAAAATTTCTACAGCGAGCCAAGGCTCTTTCCGATGAACTTACGACAGCGGGTAAACCCCTTCCCCAAGAAGATTTTAATATTCATATTTTTCGCTCTCTTCGTGATGACTTTCAGGCGATCGTCCCTACTTTAATGGCGTGAACTACCCCGGTTCCATACACGGAACTTCACAGCTTACTTCTCAGTCATGAGTATCTCTTGGCATCCCGTCAGGTCATCGTTGATCCTTCTATTAATGCCAACGCCAATATTGCTTAGCAACAAGGCCGTGGTGCCTCCTCCAACTACTCCAGCCATGGCACCTCCTTTCCTCGAGGACGTGAccgtggtggtgggggtggctGCGGTGCTCCTACTGGACCTAGCGGCTTCGGTCGCTCCAATGCTTTTGCACACAACCCGTGTACCATCTACCGTCGTACGAATCATCAAGTAGCTACATGTTTCTATCGCCAGCAGGGTATCGGACACCCATCCAGCCAACCCCTTCTCCCTACCCCCGCACCACCTTCTCCATCTCCAAATCAGCGTCCTCCCTTCCCCCCTACTGCTTATTACTCCATGCCAACCAACCTCCCTAGTCACCCGAACACTCCACACTCTCCCTTCCCATCTTATCCGGCACACCCTTCCCCATCACCCACCTATTCACCCGTCCCAATAACCAATTGGATACCTGATACGGGAGCGTCTCATCATTTCACACCTGATCTTCACAAGCATTCTCCAGTTATGAACCATATACAGGTACTAACTCTCTCATGGTCGGCAATGGTAATTCTCTTCCTATTTCTCATGTTGGACTTTCTTCTGTATCTACTCCTTCCCGTTCTCTTAAGTTATCCAATGTATTGCATGTTCCCCTCTTAACTAATTCTTTACTTTCTGTTCAGAAATTTGCCACTGATAATAAtgtcttttttgaatttcatgcttctcatttttttgtcAAGGATTCGACGTCCAACAGCATT encodes:
- the LOC122671109 gene encoding protein AUXIN SIGNALING F-BOX 2-like — translated: MTYFPEEVVEHVFDFLTSHRDRNAVSLVCKSWYRVERWSRQRVFIGNCYTISPERVIARFPRIKALTLKGKPHFADFNLVPHDWGGFVHPWIEAMAKSYPGLEELRLKRMVVSDESLELLSRSFPNFKSLVLVSCEGFTTDGLAAIAANCRVLRELDLQEIEVEDRKGQWLSCFPDSCTSLVSLNFSCLKGEVNLGALERLVARSPNLKSLKLNRTVPFRTLYTILLQAPQLVDLGTGSYVHEPYAEHYVNLMNAVLNCKSIRSLSGFLEVAPRCLPAIYPICLNLTSLNLSFAPGIKGSVLINLIHQCRKLQRLWILDCIGDKGLKVVASTCKELQELRVFPFDPYGGGNEAVTEEGLVAISMGCPKLQSLLYFCLQMTNAALITVAKNCPNFTRFRLCILDPKKPDHSTLEPLDEGFGAIVQSCKGLRRLSLSGLLTDQVFLYIGMYAERLEMLSIAFAGDSDKGMLYVLNGCKNLKKLEIRDSPFGDVALLTDVGKYETMRSLWMSSCDVTLGGCKILGKKMPRLNVEIINEHNQLEHSLNESQKVEKMYVYRTLDGPRMDAPDFVWTL